From the genome of Ananas comosus cultivar F153 linkage group 16, ASM154086v1, whole genome shotgun sequence, one region includes:
- the LOC109722557 gene encoding photosynthetic NDH subunit of subcomplex B 3, chloroplastic-like translates to MAATSSLFSLSFAPSRRRSIPLSRSANPSSAPSDLSSKPQLIELEFLGPKAGGDGSSPVDRVTAISGEKLLRNIMLENKIELYAAYGKVMNCGGRGSCGTCIVEIIDGKELLNERTNTELRYLKKKPESWRLACQTIVGNKENSGKVVVQRMPQWKK, encoded by the exons ATGGCGGCCACgagctctctcttctctctatcctTCGCTCCTTCCCGAAGGCGCTCGATACCCCTCTCTCGTTCGGCGAATCCCTCTTCCGCCCCTTCCGACCTCTCCTCGAAGCCTCAACTAATCGAGCTCGAATTTCTCGGA CCGAAGGCCGGAGGTGATGGTTCTTCTCCTGTGGACAGGGTGACTGCGATCAGCGGAGAGAAGCTCCTCCGCAACATCATGTTGGAGAACAAGATCGAGCTCTATGCCGCATAT GGGAAAGTGATGAATTGTGGCGGTAGGGGAAGCTGCGGCACGTGCATTGTGGAG ATTATTGATGGCAAGGAACTCTTGAATGAGCGAACAAACACTGAACTTCGGTACCTGAAAAAG AAACCCGAGTCTTGGAGACTTGCCTGTCAAACTATCGTAGGCAATAAAGAAAACTCTGGCAAG GTAGTTGTCCAGCGAATGCCCCAATGGAAGAAATGA